DNA sequence from the Sinorhizobium sp. RAC02 genome:
GAGGTCGAGGTTCCGAAGATGAACCGGAAGTTATCGAGCGTCGGGTTCTTCGGCCACCAGGTCAGGTCGGCGCCGGCGGCAGACCATTCGGCAATCGGCTTGAAGGCCATCGAGGCCATCCAGAGCGTTGGAATGAGCGTGACCGCCAACGCCAGAAGAATGGTGGTGTAGCGGAAGATCTCGAAGGTCAGCGAGCGGTTCATGATCGCAAAGGTCACTTGTCGAAAACAGGAAGAAGGCGCCGGGCGAACAGGCCGCCCGGCGATCGGGTCATGCCGGCTCAGCCGGCCAGCGGATCGAGCACCGTCGGCCACGCCTGCTTGTTCGACTTGATGGCTTCGAGCAGCTTGTCCTCACCCGTGCGCCGCGCGATGCGCTGCCATTGCTTCTCGGTATCGGCCATCGCCTCCTCCGGCGTCTTCGCCTTGGTCAGCGCTGCCATGAGGTTTTCGTCTAGCGCGTTGTGGAATGCGGTCGCGCCCGGATAGTTGATCGAGGGCACGGTGCGCGCCACCGTCTCCCGCACGACGTCCATGTGGTAGTCGTGATAGGTCTGGCGCACCAGCGGGTCGGCGAAGTTCGACAGCTGGAACGGGTCGAAGTAGCCGCCCGGATTGGCCGTCATCCACGAATAGATGCGGCTGGAACCCAGCCATTGCAGCAGCAGGTAGCAGACCTCGGGATGTTTGCTCTGCGCCGAGACTGACGCCGAGAGGTTGAGCCACAGGACAGAGCGGCTGACGAGCTGGCCGCCGACATCGCGGCCGGGCGGCAGCATGGAACCGATCTTGCCGGTGACCTTGGAGCCCTCGTTCGCCTTGTTGTCGAGGAACTTCGGCAGGTTCGAAAAGGCGCAGGTCATCGCCGCACCACCCGAGGCGAAGTTGCCGTACTGCTCTGGCCAGCCCCACGAGATTGCGTCCGGCGAATGGTGGCTGAGCGAATCGACATACTCATGGGTAGCGAGATAACCGGCTTCCGAATTGATCAAAGCCTTGCCGTCGTCGCCGAAGAGGAACTGGTTGGGCGAACCCATCGAAACGAAGCGCTGGTACCAGTTCGTGTAACCCCACCCCTGGTTGCGCAGGTCCGTCGAGCCGAAAAGGCCCTTGTCCGGGCGGTGAAAGAATGCTGCAACGTCGGAGTGTTCCTTCCAGGTGCGCGGCGGGGCGAGCGCATAGCCATATTTGTCGGAGAAGGCCTTCTTCTCCGCCTCGTCGTTGAACAGGTCGGTGCGGTAGTTCCAGGTCTGGAAGTCGCCGTCGAGCGAAACGCCGTAGGTCGAGCCGCGATACTGGTTGAGAAGCGAAACGCCTTTGGCGCCGTTGACATAGCCGCGTTCCGGATCGTCCCATTCCGGCTTATGCTTGGCGACATAGTCGTCGAGCTTGATGATGCCGGCCGTTTCGACGAGATCGCCGAGGCGGTTCCA
Encoded proteins:
- a CDS encoding extracellular solute-binding protein → MSEFLTVSRRGLLAAGAKTFALTAAVGIAPQFIRPGRAFAADALAPGMIGGPTGFEGAERYQYGADTPEGRAVEAAKALKSAGKAPERIVLGLSDGSIGQLTQAFPAGAPSIKELWEKETGITLDIVGVPNGQEFTKTMQDISTKGGAFDIYAVEWNRLGDLVETAGIIKLDDYVAKHKPEWDDPERGYVNGAKGVSLLNQYRGSTYGVSLDGDFQTWNYRTDLFNDEAEKKAFSDKYGYALAPPRTWKEHSDVAAFFHRPDKGLFGSTDLRNQGWGYTNWYQRFVSMGSPNQFLFGDDGKALINSEAGYLATHEYVDSLSHHSPDAISWGWPEQYGNFASGGAAMTCAFSNLPKFLDNKANEGSKVTGKIGSMLPPGRDVGGQLVSRSVLWLNLSASVSAQSKHPEVCYLLLQWLGSSRIYSWMTANPGGYFDPFQLSNFADPLVRQTYHDYHMDVVRETVARTVPSINYPGATAFHNALDENLMAALTKAKTPEEAMADTEKQWQRIARRTGEDKLLEAIKSNKQAWPTVLDPLAG